The following coding sequences are from one Streptococcus mitis window:
- a CDS encoding dihydroorotase, whose translation MLLIKNGRVMDPKSDLDQVCDVLVQDGKIIKIAPEIKEEGAEIIDATGLVVAPGLVDIHVHFREPGQTHKEDIHTGALAAAAGGFTTVVMMANTSPTISDVETLQEVLHSAAKEKINVKTVATITKNFNGQDLTDFKALLEAGAVGFSDDGIPLESSKVVKEAMEEAKKLNTFISLHEEDPGLNGILGFNENIAKEHFHICGATGVAEYAMMARDVMIAYATKAHVHIQHLSKEESVKVVEFAQGLGAQVTAEVAPQHFSKTEALLLTQGSNAKMNPPLRLESDRRAVIEGLKSGVITVIATDHAPHHADEKNVEDITKAPSGMTGLETSLSLGLTYLVEAGELSLMELLEKMTYNPAKLYNFEAGYLAENGPADITIFDANADRLVDSHFASKAANSPFIGETLKGQVKYTICKGQIVYQN comes from the coding sequence ATGCTACTAATTAAAAATGGTCGTGTAATGGATCCCAAGTCTGATTTGGATCAAGTGTGTGATGTCTTAGTTCAAGATGGGAAAATTATCAAAATTGCGCCTGAGATTAAAGAAGAAGGAGCAGAGATAATTGATGCTACTGGTCTTGTAGTTGCTCCTGGCTTGGTCGATATTCATGTTCATTTCCGTGAACCTGGTCAAACACACAAGGAAGACATCCATACTGGGGCACTAGCAGCTGCGGCAGGTGGTTTTACAACTGTTGTCATGATGGCTAATACTAGTCCAACCATCTCGGATGTAGAGACCTTGCAAGAAGTTCTCCATTCAGCTGCCAAAGAGAAGATTAATGTTAAGACGGTTGCGACCATTACTAAGAACTTTAATGGCCAAGACTTGACTGACTTCAAGGCACTCTTAGAAGCTGGTGCGGTTGGTTTTTCTGATGACGGTATTCCGCTTGAAAGTAGTAAAGTTGTCAAGGAAGCCATGGAGGAAGCCAAAAAGCTTAATACCTTTATTAGTCTCCATGAGGAAGATCCAGGTTTGAATGGGATTCTTGGCTTTAATGAAAATATCGCTAAAGAACATTTCCATATCTGCGGTGCTACTGGGGTGGCTGAGTATGCTATGATGGCGCGTGATGTCATGATTGCCTATGCAACCAAGGCCCATGTTCACATCCAGCATTTGTCTAAGGAAGAAAGTGTTAAAGTAGTTGAGTTTGCTCAGGGGCTAGGTGCGCAGGTCACAGCAGAAGTAGCACCACAGCATTTTTCTAAGACCGAAGCGCTCCTTTTGACACAAGGAAGCAATGCTAAGATGAATCCGCCACTTCGTTTGGAATCAGACCGTCGTGCCGTTATCGAAGGTCTCAAGTCAGGTGTTATCACAGTTATCGCGACAGACCACGCGCCTCACCATGCGGATGAAAAAAATGTCGAGGATATTACCAAAGCGCCATCTGGTATGACAGGTTTGGAAACATCTCTTTCTCTCGGCTTGACCTATTTGGTAGAAGCTGGTGAGTTAAGCCTGATGGAATTACTCGAAAAGATGACCTATAACCCAGCCAAGCTTTATAACTTTGAAGCAGGTTACTTGGCTGAGAATGGTCCAGCGGATATTACTATTTTTGATGCTAATGCTGACCGCCTTGTGGACTCCCATTTTGCTTC
- a CDS encoding NUDIX hydrolase: MPQLATICYIDNGKELLMLHRNKKPNDVHEGKWIGVGGKLERGETPQECAAREILEETGLKAKPVLKGVITFPEFTPDLDWYTYVFKVTEFEGDLIDCNEGTLEWVPYDEVLSKPTWEGDHTFVEWLLEDKPFFSAKFVYDGDKLLDTQVDFYE; the protein is encoded by the coding sequence ATGCCTCAGTTAGCGACGATTTGCTACATTGATAACGGGAAAGAATTGCTCATGCTCCATCGTAATAAGAAGCCAAATGATGTTCATGAAGGGAAATGGATTGGTGTGGGTGGTAAGCTAGAGAGAGGAGAGACCCCTCAGGAATGCGCGGCGCGTGAAATCCTCGAAGAGACGGGACTGAAAGCCAAGCCAGTTCTAAAAGGTGTTATCACTTTTCCTGAATTTACGCCAGATTTAGACTGGTACACCTATGTTTTTAAGGTGACGGAGTTCGAGGGTGACTTGATTGACTGCAACGAGGGAACGCTAGAATGGGTTCCCTATGATGAGGTTTTGAGCAAGCCAACTTGGGAAGGTGACCATACCTTTGTTGAGTGGCTTTTAGAGGATAAACCCTTCTTTTCAGCCAAGTTTGTTTATGATGGGGATAAATTGTTGGATACCCAAGTCGATTTCTATGAATAA
- a CDS encoding uracil-DNA glycosylase has protein sequence MEHSSWHALIKAQLPEGYFGKINQFMEQVYGQGTVYPPKEKVFQALLTTPLENVKVVILGQDPYHGPGQAQGLSFSVPDSIPAPPSLQNILKELSDDIGVKKSHDLTAWAEQGVLLLNACLTVPAGQANGHAGQIWEPFTDAVIQVVNHLDRPVVFVLWGAYARKKKALVTNPHHLIIESAHPSPLSVYRGFWGSKPFSKANAFLKETGQEPIDWLR, from the coding sequence ATGGAACACTCGTCTTGGCATGCTTTGATTAAGGCACAATTACCTGAGGGTTATTTTGGGAAAATCAATCAGTTTATGGAGCAGGTTTATGGTCAGGGGACTGTTTATCCACCCAAGGAAAAGGTTTTTCAGGCTCTCTTGACCACACCCCTAGAAAACGTTAAGGTGGTGATTCTGGGACAGGATCCCTATCACGGGCCAGGTCAAGCGCAGGGCTTGAGTTTTTCTGTACCGGACTCTATCCCAGCTCCACCATCCTTGCAAAATATCTTGAAAGAATTGTCAGATGATATCGGGGTTAAGAAATCTCATGATTTGACAGCTTGGGCTGAGCAAGGAGTCTTGCTTCTTAATGCTTGTTTGACAGTTCCTGCTGGACAGGCCAATGGTCATGCTGGTCAGATATGGGAGCCTTTTACGGATGCTGTGATTCAGGTGGTCAATCATCTAGATAGACCAGTCGTTTTTGTACTCTGGGGAGCTTATGCACGTAAGAAGAAGGCCTTAGTTACCAATCCTCATCACTTGATTATCGAATCAGCCCATCCTAGTCCTTTGTCAGTTTATAGAGGATTTTGGGGTTCCAAGCCTTTTTCCAAGGCCAATGCATTCTTAAAAGAAACAGGACAAGAGCCAATCGATTGGCTTAGATAA
- a CDS encoding YjjG family noncanonical pyrimidine nucleotidase, with protein MSYKFLLFDLDHTLLDFDAAEDVALTQLLKEEGVADIQAYKDYYVPMNKALWKDLEQKKISKQELVNTRFSCLFAHFGEEKDGSFLAQRYQFYLAQQGQTFSGAHELLDSLIERDYDLYAATNGITAIQTGRLAQSGLAPYFNQVFISEQLQTQKPDALFYEKMGQQIVGFSKEKTLMIGDSLTADIQGGNNAGIDTIWYNPHHLENHTQAQPTYEVHSYQDLLDCLDKL; from the coding sequence TTGTCCTACAAATTTCTACTCTTCGACCTCGACCACACCTTGCTTGATTTTGATGCTGCTGAGGATGTGGCTTTAACGCAACTTCTAAAAGAAGAAGGGGTTGCAGATATTCAGGCTTATAAAGACTATTATGTTCCTATGAACAAGGCTCTCTGGAAGGACTTGGAGCAAAAGAAAATCAGTAAACAAGAGCTGGTTAACACGCGCTTTTCTTGTTTATTTGCTCATTTTGGAGAGGAAAAAGACGGTAGTTTTCTAGCCCAGCGTTACCAATTTTACCTCGCCCAACAGGGGCAAACTTTTTCAGGTGCTCATGAACTTTTAGATAGCCTCATCGAGCGTGATTATGACTTGTATGCTGCGACAAATGGAATAACTGCCATTCAGACAGGGCGTTTAGCTCAATCTGGTCTAGCACCTTATTTCAATCAAGTCTTTATCTCTGAACAGTTGCAAACACAAAAGCCTGATGCCCTCTTTTATGAAAAAATGGGGCAGCAGATTGTAGGTTTTAGCAAAGAAAAGACGCTGATGATTGGAGATTCCCTAACTGCCGACATTCAAGGTGGTAATAATGCGGGGATTGACACTATCTGGTACAACCCTCATCACCTCGAAAATCACACACAAGCCCAACCGACTTACGAAGTCCATTCTTACCAAGACTTGCTGGATTGTTTAGATAAACTGTAA
- the dhaM gene encoding dihydroxyacetone kinase phosphoryl donor subunit DhaM: protein MGSIGLVIVSHSKHIAEGVVELISEVAKDVPITYVGGIEDGGIGTSFDQVDRVVSENPADTLLAFFDLGSAKMNLEMVADFSDKSIIINRVPIVEGAYTAAALLQAGAELSVIQTQLAELEINK from the coding sequence ATGGGAAGTATTGGTCTTGTTATCGTTTCACATTCCAAACACATTGCAGAAGGTGTCGTTGAACTGATTAGTGAAGTAGCTAAAGATGTTCCGATTACTTATGTAGGAGGCATCGAAGATGGAGGAATTGGTACAAGTTTTGATCAAGTAGATAGGGTTGTTTCCGAAAATCCAGCAGATACTTTATTAGCCTTTTTTGACCTAGGTTCTGCTAAAATGAACTTAGAAATGGTGGCTGATTTCAGTGATAAAAGTATCATCATCAACAGGGTTCCAATTGTAGAAGGTGCCTATACTGCAGCTGCTCTTCTTCAGGCTGGTGCAGAACTGTCAGTTATTCAAACACAGTTGGCGGAGCTTGAAATCAATAAATAA
- the dhaL gene encoding dihydroxyacetone kinase subunit DhaL: MNVEQALEWMKLFNKKIQEQKDYLSELDTPIGDGDHGGNMARGMAAVMENLEGKQFETSSDVFKLVSMQLLSKVGGASGPLYGSAFMGMAKSDSNSKIEEILQSGLDMIVKRGKAEVGEKTMVDVWTPVIAALSAGQLTQEVIDQVVNATKDLLATKGRASYVGERSLGHIDPGSFSSGLLFTALLETGVV; the protein is encoded by the coding sequence ATGAATGTTGAACAAGCTCTTGAATGGATGAAGCTTTTTAATAAAAAGATTCAAGAACAGAAAGATTATCTTAGTGAGCTAGACACCCCTATAGGAGATGGAGACCACGGTGGAAATATGGCGCGTGGCATGGCTGCAGTTATGGAAAACTTAGAAGGAAAGCAATTTGAGACCAGCAGTGATGTTTTTAAACTTGTCTCAATGCAACTACTGAGTAAGGTAGGTGGTGCTTCTGGTCCCTTGTATGGCTCTGCTTTTATGGGCATGGCCAAGTCTGATTCAAATTCGAAAATAGAGGAAATTTTACAAAGTGGTTTGGATATGATTGTCAAACGTGGGAAAGCAGAAGTTGGAGAAAAGACAATGGTTGATGTTTGGACTCCTGTTATTGCTGCTTTGTCTGCTGGCCAATTGACTCAAGAGGTTATTGATCAGGTAGTGAATGCTACCAAAGATTTACTTGCAACTAAAGGAAGGGCATCTTATGTAGGAGAACGTTCTCTTGGACATATTGATCCTGGATCATTCTCATCAGGATTACTCTTTACTGCTCTTTTAGAAACTGGGGTGGTTTAA
- the dhaK gene encoding dihydroxyacetone kinase subunit DhaK: protein MKKIINEPTQVVDEMLQGLSFMHDDLVERLDGFDVIVRKAEKTGKVGLISGGGSGHEPSHAGFVGDGMLSAAICGAVFTSPTPDQILEAIKAADEGAGVFMVIKNYSGDIMNFEIAQELAEMEGIDVASVVVDDDIAVENSLYTQGRRGVAGTILVHKILGAAARSGKTLAEMKDLADKLVLEIKTIGLALSGATVPEVGKPGFVLEDDEFEYGVGIHGEPGYKKEKMQPSAQLASELVEKLSEGFQLKAGERYGLLINGLGSTPLMEQYVFANDVAKLLHEKGVELAFKKIGNYMTSIDMAGLSLTLIRLADDEWLDALNAPVTTPAW from the coding sequence ATGAAAAAAATTATAAATGAACCGACACAAGTTGTTGATGAAATGTTGCAGGGATTGTCATTCATGCATGATGACTTGGTAGAACGCTTAGATGGTTTTGATGTCATCGTTAGAAAGGCAGAAAAGACAGGAAAAGTTGGACTCATTTCAGGTGGAGGTTCAGGACATGAACCAAGTCATGCTGGATTTGTAGGAGATGGAATGTTGTCTGCTGCCATTTGTGGAGCAGTCTTCACTTCACCTACTCCGGACCAAATTTTAGAAGCCATTAAGGCGGCTGATGAAGGTGCTGGAGTTTTCATGGTCATCAAGAACTATTCTGGTGACATTATGAACTTTGAAATTGCACAAGAACTTGCCGAAATGGAAGGCATTGATGTAGCAAGCGTTGTGGTTGATGATGATATCGCTGTTGAAAATAGTCTCTATACCCAAGGGCGTCGAGGTGTCGCAGGTACTATATTAGTCCATAAAATTTTGGGTGCTGCAGCTCGTTCTGGTAAAACATTAGCTGAAATGAAGGACTTGGCCGACAAACTTGTCTTAGAAATTAAAACAATTGGGCTAGCCTTGTCTGGAGCAACCGTTCCTGAGGTTGGGAAACCAGGTTTTGTTCTAGAAGATGATGAATTTGAATATGGAGTTGGTATCCACGGTGAACCGGGATATAAGAAAGAGAAAATGCAACCTTCAGCACAATTGGCTTCAGAATTGGTTGAAAAATTATCTGAAGGTTTCCAACTTAAAGCTGGAGAACGCTATGGCCTTCTCATTAATGGTTTAGGAAGCACTCCTCTTATGGAGCAATATGTATTTGCAAATGATGTGGCTAAATTACTCCATGAAAAAGGTGTTGAGTTGGCGTTTAAGAAAATTGGAAACTATATGACATCAATTGATATGGCTGGATTATCATTAACATTAATTCGATTGGCAGATGATGAATGGTTAGATGCTCTAAATGCACCTGTTACTACACCAGCTTGGTAA
- the dhaS gene encoding dihydroxyacetone kinase transcriptional activator DhaS produces MASSFITKKRIAKAFRDLLATREFDKISIVDIMESAGIRRQTFYNHFLDKYELLDWIFENDLTEYITNNLDFISGQKLLQELFLYFEQERDFYIQLFDIQGQNNFYDHFISYCRLLVSKILREYGQIDIDSSAYTCFLLDYHSHALAEIVKAYVNKKSPVPQPDFLIMTIIGKRPQ; encoded by the coding sequence ATGGCATCATCATTTATTACAAAAAAACGGATTGCCAAGGCATTTAGAGACCTATTAGCTACTAGAGAATTTGACAAAATCTCCATTGTAGATATCATGGAATCAGCTGGCATTCGTAGACAGACCTTTTATAATCACTTTCTTGACAAATATGAACTGCTAGACTGGATATTTGAAAATGACTTAACCGAGTATATCACCAATAACTTGGACTTCATTTCAGGCCAAAAACTATTACAAGAATTATTTCTTTATTTCGAACAAGAGCGTGACTTTTATATTCAACTTTTTGATATTCAAGGACAAAATAACTTCTATGACCACTTTATCAGCTACTGTCGCTTGCTTGTATCAAAAATTTTAAGAGAATACGGTCAGATTGATATCGATTCATCTGCTTATACTTGTTTTTTGTTAGACTATCATTCACATGCTCTAGCAGAAATCGTGAAGGCTTACGTCAATAAAAAAAGTCCAGTTCCACAACCAGACTTTCTAATCATGACAATTATTGGAAAGAGACCACAATGA
- the dhaQ gene encoding DhaKLM operon coactivator DhaQ: MTFISNHKQKIISSYISATVSSHPELEKHPTLPLVYQKNRNPHQVPILSGGGSGHEPAHIGYVGEGMLTAAIYGQLFTPPTRTEILESIRFLNNGHGVFIIVKNFEADIKEFSSAINTARKEGIKVGYSLAHDDISIEPHNRFQIRGRGLAGTILLHKILGFASQNGADIEQLTDLGHQLAPEIATIGFATKSASLPQATRPLFNLEEGNISYGIGIHGEEGYRIVPFQSSEILANEIISKLRLHYHWKKGDQFILLINNLGTSTNLEMGIFVNDLLQLLEIEGVTITFIKSGTFMTSLDMAGISVTLCPVKNKQWLEALNATTTAFAW, encoded by the coding sequence ATGACATTTATTTCAAATCATAAACAGAAAATTATTTCAAGTTACATTTCGGCAACTGTCAGCAGTCATCCTGAATTAGAAAAACACCCTACCTTACCATTAGTCTATCAAAAAAATCGCAATCCTCATCAGGTTCCAATATTGTCGGGTGGAGGTTCCGGTCACGAACCTGCGCATATTGGATATGTGGGAGAAGGAATGCTTACCGCTGCTATCTATGGCCAATTATTTACTCCTCCTACAAGAACTGAAATCTTAGAGTCCATTCGTTTTTTAAACAATGGTCACGGTGTCTTCATCATTGTAAAAAATTTCGAAGCAGACATCAAAGAATTTAGCTCAGCCATTAACACTGCTAGAAAAGAAGGAATTAAGGTCGGCTATAGTCTAGCACACGACGATATTTCTATTGAACCTCACAATAGATTTCAAATTAGAGGAAGAGGGCTTGCAGGGACAATCTTACTTCATAAAATCCTAGGATTTGCATCTCAAAATGGTGCCGACATAGAACAACTAACCGATTTAGGTCATCAGCTTGCTCCCGAAATCGCAACAATTGGCTTTGCAACGAAATCTGCTAGTCTCCCCCAAGCTACCCGTCCACTATTTAACTTAGAAGAAGGAAATATTTCTTATGGTATTGGGATACATGGAGAAGAAGGCTATCGTATCGTCCCATTCCAATCATCGGAAATTCTTGCAAATGAAATTATAAGTAAATTAAGATTGCACTATCATTGGAAAAAAGGAGATCAATTCATATTACTTATAAATAATCTAGGTACTAGTACCAACCTAGAAATGGGCATATTTGTCAATGATCTCCTTCAACTCTTAGAAATTGAAGGAGTCACTATTACCTTTATAAAATCAGGAACATTTATGACCAGTCTAGATATGGCAGGTATATCCGTAACTCTTTGCCCTGTAAAAAATAAGCAATGGCTAGAAGCCCTCAATGCTACAACGACAGCTTTTGCATGGTAA
- a CDS encoding LPXTG cell wall anchor domain-containing protein produces MKKLTKFGIITMSVFALNLVSQSVVQAEGINSEPANVSETLGITNSTDAENTSSVDNRVAPDPTSDTSRKSDEPDGSNIIDEGGYVNVEGLPAHFSEDGKSVVYNYTVAFKGLHTNYHGETVQGVRVRIPEIVGSKVDFTLIGTRDANENPVDVNVPMKEFSYNKDMESTDGKEIVPTAEELAAGKKPSIVNMNDYYDSERESFNDKVNIYAVSSKTLRSNAFRISVTVPLEEAKKIKYLPIDARFGWKCSQEGTLGSYEEGCQNLEDYLQHPPYYQDSNGKNTYGALANPSLVDDTYVQNNHLIRSVSNQNTHITPNNGDWKTIPHDVNINPETFFNYVKIFNSKYNPSVKYYASEFEDMADQDVSTLHYGDVVVDYVIKGTNQSIKETYKDTPLTSIYGSDGNLVTYNAAENADERPSSITVDGKKYNLVGVSSTSAPETGQLKEGTTHVIYEYEKEPDPKPTPDPEPTPDPKPTPDPKPTPDPKPTPDPKPSPDPKPTPDPKPTPDPEPTPNPEPTPDPKPIPNPEPAPKPVQPENVQSTEQKSDPEKAQLPNTGTSDSPLTMNLLAILAGIFGISLFKKSKKSEN; encoded by the coding sequence ATGAAAAAACTTACTAAGTTTGGCATCATTACAATGTCTGTCTTTGCTCTAAATTTAGTTTCTCAGTCAGTAGTTCAAGCTGAAGGAATTAATAGCGAACCAGCAAATGTTTCAGAGACACTAGGTATTACTAATTCAACTGATGCTGAGAACACTTCTTCAGTAGACAATAGGGTTGCACCAGACCCTACTAGTGACACATCACGAAAATCAGACGAACCAGATGGTAGCAATATCATTGATGAAGGCGGTTATGTCAATGTTGAAGGACTTCCAGCACATTTTAGTGAAGATGGTAAAAGTGTCGTCTACAATTACACCGTAGCCTTTAAAGGACTGCACACAAATTATCATGGCGAAACAGTCCAAGGCGTTCGTGTTCGTATACCAGAAATAGTTGGTTCTAAAGTTGATTTCACTTTGATTGGAACACGTGATGCTAATGAAAATCCTGTAGATGTCAATGTTCCTATGAAAGAGTTTTCGTATAATAAAGATATGGAATCAACTGATGGAAAGGAGATTGTTCCAACTGCAGAAGAACTAGCGGCTGGTAAGAAACCTTCCATTGTTAATATGAATGATTATTATGACAGTGAACGTGAATCTTTCAATGATAAAGTTAATATATATGCTGTTAGTTCAAAAACATTGAGATCAAATGCTTTTCGTATATCTGTGACCGTACCCTTGGAGGAAGCTAAGAAGATCAAGTACTTACCAATTGACGCTAGATTTGGTTGGAAATGTTCTCAAGAAGGTACGCTTGGTTCATATGAAGAAGGTTGCCAAAATCTAGAAGATTATCTTCAACATCCCCCATATTATCAAGACAGTAATGGAAAAAACACTTATGGTGCTCTAGCTAATCCAAGCTTAGTAGATGATACTTATGTTCAGAATAATCATCTAATTAGGTCAGTTTCAAACCAAAATACTCATATCACACCTAATAACGGTGATTGGAAAACTATTCCTCATGATGTTAATATTAATCCTGAGACCTTCTTTAATTATGTTAAAATTTTTAACTCGAAATACAATCCTTCTGTTAAATATTATGCTTCAGAATTTGAAGATATGGCTGATCAGGATGTTTCTACGCTTCATTATGGAGATGTAGTGGTGGATTATGTGATTAAAGGAACAAATCAATCTATTAAGGAGACTTATAAAGACACACCATTAACTTCTATTTATGGATCTGATGGAAATCTTGTGACTTATAATGCTGCTGAAAATGCAGATGAGCGTCCGTCTTCTATCACTGTAGATGGTAAAAAATACAATCTAGTTGGTGTTTCTTCAACATCTGCACCTGAAACAGGTCAGTTAAAAGAAGGTACAACTCATGTTATCTATGAGTATGAGAAAGAACCAGATCCAAAACCAACACCAGATCCAGAGCCAACTCCGGATCCAAAACCAACTCCGGATCCAAAACCAACTCCGGATCCAAAACCAACTCCGGATCCAAAACCAAGTCCGGATCCAAAACCAACACCAGATCCAAAACCAACACCAGATCCAGAGCCAACACCAAATCCAGAGCCAACTCCGGATCCAAAACCAATACCGAATCCAGAGCCAGCTCCAAAACCTGTTCAACCAGAAAATGTTCAATCTACTGAGCAAAAATCAGATCCAGAAAAAGCTCAGTTACCAAATACAGGAACTTCTGATTCGCCATTAACTATGAATCTTCTTGCTATTTTAGCTGGAATCTTTGGTATTTCACTTTTCAAAAAAAGTAAAAAATCAGAGAACTAA
- a CDS encoding YkgJ family cysteine cluster protein, with product MSKEIDIEYYHQLALQKQKEHRKVLANLKKKPPKNLDKIAQQIHQEVFEEIDCTACANCCKTLGPDFKEADITRIAKYFKMKLPAFEAEFLQVDEDGDKVFKSMPCPFLGGDNLCSIYDVRPKACREFPHTDRKKIHQINHLTIKNTLTCPAAYLFVEKLKEKIE from the coding sequence ATGTCTAAAGAAATTGATATTGAGTACTACCACCAGCTAGCCTTGCAAAAGCAGAAGGAACACCGTAAAGTTTTAGCCAATCTAAAGAAAAAGCCACCTAAGAACTTGGATAAAATTGCCCAGCAGATTCACCAAGAAGTCTTTGAGGAGATTGATTGTACGGCCTGTGCCAACTGTTGCAAGACATTGGGGCCTGACTTTAAAGAAGCGGATATTACAAGAATAGCCAAGTATTTTAAGATGAAATTACCAGCTTTTGAAGCGGAGTTTCTGCAGGTAGATGAAGATGGTGATAAGGTTTTTAAATCCATGCCTTGTCCCTTTCTAGGAGGAGATAATCTCTGTTCCATCTATGATGTTCGTCCAAAGGCCTGCCGGGAATTTCCCCATACGGACCGTAAAAAAATCCATCAAATCAACCATTTGACGATTAAGAATACTTTGACCTGTCCAGCAGCCTATCTCTTTGTTGAAAAGTTAAAAGAAAAAATCGAATGA
- the ptsP gene encoding phosphoenolpyruvate--protein phosphotransferase, whose amino-acid sequence MTEMLKGIAASDGVAVAKAYLLVQPDLSFDTVSVEDTNAEEARLDVALEASQNELSLIREKAVGTLGEEAAQVFDAHLMVLADPELIGQIKETIRAKKVNAEAGLKEVTDMFITIFEGMEDNPYMQERAADIRDVTKRVLANLLGKKLPNPASINEEVIVIAHDLTPSDTAQLDKNFVKAFVTNIGGRTSHSAIMARTLEIAAVLGTNNITEVVKDGDILAVNGITGEVIINPTDEQAAEFKAAGESYAKQKAEWALLKDAQTVTADGKHFELAANIGTPKDVEGVNNNGAEAVGLYRTEFLYMDSQDFPTEDEQYEAYKAVLEGMNGKPVVVRTMDIGGDKELPYFDMPHEMNPFLGFRALRISIAETGDAMFRTQIRALLRASVHGQLRIMFPMVALLKEFRAAKAVFDEEKANLFAEGVAVADDIQVGIMIEIPAAAMLADQFAKEVDFFSIGTNDLIQYTMAADRMNEQVSYLYQPYNPSILRLINNVIKAAHAEGKWAGMCGEMAGDQKAVPLLVGMGLDEFSMSATSVLRTRSLMKKLDTAKMEEYANRALTECSTMEEVLELQKEYVNFD is encoded by the coding sequence ATGACAGAAATGCTTAAAGGAATCGCAGCATCTGACGGTGTTGCCGTTGCAAAAGCATATCTACTCGTTCAACCGGATTTGTCATTCGATACTGTTTCAGTCGAAGATACAAACGCAGAAGAGGCTCGTTTGGATGTTGCTCTTGAAGCTTCTCAAAACGAGCTTTCTCTTATCCGTGAGAAAGCTGTAGGTACGCTTGGTGAAGAAGCGGCTCAAGTTTTTGACGCTCATTTGATGGTTCTTGCTGACCCAGAATTGATTGGTCAGATTAAAGAAACAATCCGTGCTAAGAAAGTCAATGCTGAAGCGGGTCTTAAAGAAGTGACTGATATGTTCATCACTATCTTTGAAGGTATGGAAGACAACCCATACATGCAAGAACGTGCAGCGGATATCCGCGACGTGACAAAACGTGTATTGGCAAACCTTCTTGGTAAAAAATTGCCAAATCCAGCTTCTATCAATGAAGAAGTAATCGTAATTGCGCATGACTTGACACCATCTGATACAGCTCAATTGGACAAAAACTTTGTAAAAGCTTTTGTAACAAACATCGGTGGACGTACAAGCCACTCAGCTATCATGGCACGTACACTTGAAATTGCAGCTGTATTGGGAACAAATAACATCACTGAAGTAGTGAAAGACGGTGATATCCTTGCCGTTAACGGAATCACTGGTGAAGTCATTATCAACCCAACAGATGAACAAGCGGCAGAATTTAAAGCAGCTGGTGAATCTTATGCTAAACAAAAAGCTGAGTGGGCACTTTTGAAAGATGCTCAAACAGTGACTGCTGACGGTAAACACTTTGAGTTGGCTGCTAACATCGGTACTCCAAAAGACGTGGAAGGTGTTAACAACAACGGTGCAGAAGCTGTTGGACTTTACCGTACAGAATTCTTGTACATGGATTCTCAAGACTTCCCAACTGAAGATGAGCAGTATGAAGCATACAAGGCTGTTCTTGAGGGAATGAATGGTAAACCAGTGGTTGTTCGTACAATGGATATCGGTGGAGATAAGGAACTTCCTTACTTCGATATGCCACACGAAATGAACCCATTCCTTGGATTCCGTGCCCTTCGTATCTCTATTGCCGAAACTGGAGATGCAATGTTCCGTACACAAATCCGTGCCCTTCTTCGTGCTTCTGTTCATGGTCAATTGCGTATCATGTTCCCAATGGTTGCCCTATTGAAAGAATTCCGTGCAGCTAAAGCAGTCTTTGATGAAGAAAAAGCAAACCTTTTTGCTGAAGGAGTTGCAGTTGCGGATGATATCCAAGTTGGTATCATGATTGAAATCCCTGCAGCAGCGATGCTTGCAGACCAATTTGCTAAAGAAGTTGACTTCTTCTCAATTGGTACAAACGACTTGATCCAATACACAATGGCAGCAGACCGTATGAACGAGCAAGTTTCATACCTTTACCAACCATATAACCCATCAATCCTTCGCTTGATCAACAACGTTATCAAGGCAGCTCACGCTGAAGGTAAATGGGCTGGTATGTGTGGTGAGATGGCTGGTGACCAAAAAGCTGTTCCACTTCTTGTCGGAATGGGCTTGGATGAGTTCTCTATGTCAGCAACATCTGTACTTCGTACACGTAGCTTGATGAAGAAATTGGACACTGCTAAGATGGAAGAGTACGCTAACCGTGCCCTTACAGAGTGTTCAACAATGGAAGAAGTTCTTGAACTTCAAAAAGAATACGTTAACTTTGATTAA